TGCGCAGGAAGCTTCTTGCATAACAACGTGATCAACACGCACACCAGCACCACGAAAATGCACGGCCAGAATCTACCAAAAACCCATCAAGTCCTTGATGGGGTCCTAAAGGAGGTCGGCGAAAAACTTGATGCTGCTGGAATGAAAAGGGGGTTGGGTCATGGAAAATGCGCCGAGGTTTCTCTAATCAGCGACCGCTTGCATCAGCTGGACCCAACAGGATCGTCGATCCGTACAATTGATGACGCAAGAAAGGCACTCGAAGGGGGGTGTGATACATACACGGCAAATCGGAATCATCTACGATCGCTTCACTGGCGAGCTCGAACGGTCGCATGGCGACTTCCTTGCCCCGTGTTACACATGCAGGCATGTACTGCCCCAGTTCGGCATTCACGTACACTCGTAATTACTCTGCTCACGGAACGGAACGGAAGATGAGCTCCGAAGATTTGACTCCTGGAGTACGCGACTGGCTAACCGCGAACGGCTGGTCGCCGGGTCGCGATATCGGAGAGCAGGCCGAAGAACTCATTCAAGTCCGGGCAGAGGATGCACGGCGGCAAGGAGTTTCCCTGAATCCGGTACCCGCCGCAGTGCACCTCGTCCACACATATGGCTTGCTGCGTCTCACCCACCCCAGAGTGCCGGACATGGCCTGGGTAATGAAACCGACGATCGGGTACGACGGCGACGCGGCGGCCATCAAGGAACTGGCATCCGGACTCGGAAAGGAACTCTTTCCTATCGGCTACGAATCTTCGGAGTATGGAATTCTTCTGGCTGACGAGGAAGGGCGCCTATTTCACCTCCACCATACTGGAGGTTATTATTTGGGCGAGAACGCATCAGACGCTTTCTCCAGGTTTCTGAGCGGCGTATCCGACCCAGATGCGGAGGATTTCTTTGTCTGAGCAGTTCCCCGCCGTAGCCTCCTCCCTACTGATCAGCGGCCGGGTAGTCAGTCACACCAGCTTGATCGGCGAAGGCACCGCAGAACTCCATCCGGCCATCAGGGCGTTCGTGAACTCACTTCCGGCGAACGTACGCAAATCCTTCACTGGCAGCTGCGCCGAAACAGCCCTCGTGTCCGACCAACTATGGGCCCTCGACTCCGCGCGAAACGACGGCCGCACGACAACCCTCGGCGAAGCGACACCCCACTTCACGGAGTCCGCCATCGTCTCCAAGATGATTCGCGGTCACGGACACCCCGATCACGGCAAGGTCACCGCGCCGTGCAGCGTCTGCCAACTCCTTCTTCAGGAGCTGGGAGTGCGTGTGATTTCCTGAAGCCGCGACATCGGGTCCCGACAATAACCATGCTTCAGTTCCTGTCAGGAGGACATCTTTGATCGCTACCACACCCATTGCGCGATGGCCCTTGGGCGAGTTCGAGTAGTAACAGGGGTGCTACCCCTGGCCGACGCTCACGCTCACGAAGTCCTGACCATCCCGCCCAGCGGTAAGTTCATGCCGAAGGGAACACCGTGATCGCCACCACTCCCGTAGCTGGATGGACGTGGGGGCGCGACGACCAGGTCGGGGACAAAATCGTCGCATGCCTCCATGAACTGCTGACCGCCTACGCCGTTCTGGCGAGGCATCGATTCGCGGTCGGTCCCCCGAGCATGTCCGTGTCCGTCCACGAGGCCGGAAAGTCGAACAGCGACCTGTTCCAGGGGGATCTCAAGCCCGATGCGACGTCGCCTTCGTCGGACATCGCGCAGCGACTGGCCGGCCAGGTCGAGGCCGCACTGCGCCCCGGGAACATCGGAAGTGTGTCCGCCCACGTCAAGAGCGGCGGCCTGATCATCAGCGGGGACAATCACGTCCGTGAGGAGGGACTGTTTTTGCTCGGAGCCTCAGCGCTTCTCGACTACGTCAGCACCAGTCTGGTGACATTCTCCGACGCCTGGATGCAGTACGACCTCAAAGGCCGCGCTCAGCCCGCCGTGCATGCCGCGAACGCCCCAGGACTGGCAGCCGCCCTTCGTGATCTCTCGGAAGCGCTCGACTCTGAGACCGACCCGGATGACCCGACCTACTTCGGCAAGCCGACCGAGACCGGCATCGAGAACCGCTTCGACCGCGACGGCACCGCATCCGATGTATGGGGCAGCTTTGAGATCCTCTACCGTTACAACAAGTTCACGCACGCGCCCGGATTCGGCCGTATCGGCTATGCGCGGTCCGCGGACGGCGAGGTCCAGTACGTCCCCGTGCGCGGCGAGCACGGGCTGCTCGGCTACCTCTGGGCCTCCGATGCGGAGAACGCCGCAAGTTTCGAGCCCCGGGATATCGGGGACGAGGAGAGCTACGCGGCCGGACTTCTATGGCTGGACCGCCTACGTTCCACGCACGACCGCGGACTGTCCCCCTCCCAAGCCCTCGCCGAACTTGCGAACTTGACGGACGACAACAGACCAAAAACACTCAGCCTGCCGATGCTGCGCGAGCTCGCGAGCGGAGACTGAACAGCGCACTCCCGGCCTCCGCGCCAAGGAGAGTGCAACCGCTCCAGCAGATCGACGCCGACGGTCCCCGTGCGACCAAGGCGGAGGGCGCTGTCAAGATTGACGACCCTTCCGCCGACCACCGTCGCCGTGCCCGCCCAGGTGATCCATTCTGCGTCGCCCTCAGCAGGCGAGACAGGAGGGTTCCGGCCGAACGGGGCACAGCGGGGCCCGGAGGTGTACCAGGACATGTGGGGCACGCCTCCTGGGCCGGCAGGGAGGTTCAGGCCTGCGACTGGGGTGAGTTGCTCGCGTCACAGGCTGAAGCAGCGAGCCGGGCTCCCCGGCTCCGAGCGATCCTGTGCACATCGCGCAAGGCCTCGGCCATGCGGGCCACGACGTAGCGGAGCTGCGCCGAAGTGACCTGGCGGTCGTCGAGCATGTCGGCGGCGTGGTCGAGCAGTTCGACAGCCATGCCGAGCTGCACGCTCTCGATGTTGTCGGCCACGCGTGAGATGTATCCGGTCCCGTCACCGATGACGTAGCAGGGCTTGCCCTCCGGGCTGGACCACGGAAGCAGTCGTGCTGAAGCGCCGGGGGTCTGAGAGATCACGCGGGTACCTCGATGCCGTGGATCAGACGTGGCCCGACGTCGATGCCGTGCACGGCAAGCCACAACGTCCTCCGCCGCACCCGTCGGAGACGGACCTCCTCGCGCCGTTCGTGAGCGACGAGGTACGGGCGTACGAGAGGGCTGTCCTCGCCACGCAGCACGGGCGCGGGGCGCCGGTCGGGCGTGAGACATACGGCTACGGGAGGCACGGCGGGGTGCGACTCAATTGGTCGGTGACACCCCTGGGCGGGCCACAGAAGCCGCAGCAGCGGCTCGAAGATACGGGCAATACAGTGCAGCACGTCGTCAACTCCGTTGAGGTTGAAGGCCATGCCCCTGGGCCGTGTACAGCGGTCGCGGGGGTCTTGCGGTCGCGGCCGGCCTCCAAGGACCGGTCCCATCGCGGCGACAGCGGTCGACTCTTGGACATCCACCGCTGTGTAGCGATCCGCTCACAGAGTGAGACGTGGCGGGCTAGGCTCGCCAGGGGGTTGCAGGTGACAGAGCCGTTGTCGCACGGGAGTTGACCATGAGTAATACCTATGGCGATTGGTTGAAGGCCCAGCGCGAGGCAGCAGGCCTGACACAGCAGGAGCTGGCCGACACGGCGATCATGACGCGGTCGCACATCTCGCACATCGAGGCGGGGCGCCGCATCCCGTCCCAGGAGGACGCACGGCGCCTGGACAAGGCCCTGAACACGGGGGACGTGCTGAGCAGCTTCCTGCCGGACAAGGATGACGGCACAATTGCCGATTACTTCGAACCCGCACGCCAACTCGAACAACAGGCGACCATGATCAGGGAGTTCGGCCTGAACTTCGTGCCAGGCATCCTTCAGACGGAGGGATACGCTCGTGCGGTTCTCGGCACCACTTTCCCCCCTCGGAGTGACGAGGAACGTGACAGGCACGTTGTCGCACGCCTTGAGCGCGCAAAGATCTTGAACGACCCGGTGGCGCCCGTAGTGTGGGTGCTACTGGACGAGATGGTGCTACGACGCCCGGTCGGCGGACCGGAGATCATGGCCGAACAGGTCCTGCACATCGTCCGTTTGGTCGAGAGCAAGAGGGTGCGCGCTCACATCCTGCCGCTTGGCCTGGGCGCCCATCCGCTGATGCAGAGCATGCTGACGTTGATGTGGTTCGAGGACCAGCCTCCTGCCGCTTACAGCGAAGGTATGTCCATCGGCAAGGTCCACGACTCCCCGGCTGTGGTCCAGCGGCTGCAGGGCGTCTACGATCTCGCCCTGGGCGACGCGCTCCCGCTCAAGGAGTCCATCGCCTTGATGAGGGCGACTGCAAAGGAATACGGGCACCATGACTGAGCACACCATCGCGGACACTTCCACCCTGAGCGGCTGGCGCAAGTCGTCTCACAGCGGGAACGAATCAGGCAGCTGCGTCGAAGTGCTGGACGACTACCCCTCAGGCGTCCCCGTCCGCGACTCCAAGACCCCGCACGGCCCCGCCCTGGTCATCCCGGCACCTGGCTGGTCCTCGTTCATCGCAGCGGTCAAGCGCGGCGAGCTGCCGGCCTGAGACGTCCGGAACCAGGCCCCATGAGCACCGTGCCCCAGGAGCCCAGCCCCCGCAGGACCTAGGCTGGCGTCCGGACGCGGACACGGGGAGCGGGACAGTGCGAATAGAGCGACACCAGGTGGGGCAGGCCGCGGTTTCAGCGGCTCTCGACGACTTCGCTGACAGGATCGGCTCACAGGTCAACTCCATGTCGAAGGCGGACCGGATGTCCGCCCACGACTGGTGGCTGATCTCGGAGGAGTTCCTCGATCACCTGGGCGCGCTCTCCGTCGGGACTCCCGACCTCGGCACCCCGGAGGCCAAGGCCGTCCTGGACAACGCTGCCGAGGCCGCTGCCGGTGCCGTGGCGTACGCCGCGTACTACCCGCACAACGACTTCAACGTCTTCCTCGACTACGTGAACTTCGGGATGAGCTACGAGTCCGGAAGCGAAGGCGGCCCCGAGTCCATCAGCGCCTGCTGGTGGCTCGACGCCTTCTGTCTGGCGGTCCTTTCCGGCAAGGCCGAATGGCACGGCGAAGCATTCCACTTCGCCCGCAAGCCACCCCAGAAGGACGCTGCCGGGCGTCCGGCCGTCGAGCTCATCAACGGCCTGATGGCGTACGTCATCGGGGACACGGGAGACGATGACGCGAGCTACCCGCCGTCCAACGAGGAGAAGCTCGCCGCGCTCGACGCCGCGCTCGCCCGGATCCATGCCCTGGACGACGAGATCGACGAGGGCCTCTTCGATCACCCGCAGAGCACCGCCCTCTTCGCTCTGCGCGCCTTGCACATCGGTGACCAGGAGGTCTTCCGCGACGAACTGGTCAAGCTGCTGCTCCCTCACAGCGCCATCCCCGGCCCCGGGGCCCAGCCCCGCTCCCTGCTTCCCCTTCTCCCGCTCGCCCTGACGGCTCTCGCCTATCGCCGCGAGGGCTGGCAGCCGCCCGTCGACACCGGCTACCTCCCGCGCGCGCTGGTCACCGGATTCGAGACCGCGGGACCGCGGGTCGACGGGTACGGCCTCAACAGGCGCCCGGACGCGGTCGTCGAACTGGCCGCCGGGCCCGTGATGTTCGAGCGGCCCGAAAGCCCTCGGCCCTTCTCCCCGGAGAGCGAGGCCCTGTTCGAGCAGCACATCAGGGAGGCCTTCACGCCGGTGGGCACGGAGCCGCTCTCCACCCGGCGATTGTCGAGTGCCGTGAGCAACCTGGTCATTCTCTTCAAGGCGCGCGCCTCGCTGTCCGCCGACGCCACGGATCTGCAGATCGAAAACCTTCACCTTGCTGCCCAGTTGGGTGCCGCGCTCTTCCGTACCACCCTCGCTGAACCCGGCACGGATGTCGACGTGACGATCAACGGCAGCACGCTCACCTACCCCGCCTACCACGGTGATTACGCCGGGCCCGGCCACTGGCACACCGCTACGGACCTCGCCCTGATCGCCGGAAGCCGCACGGACCTCGCCGCGCTCGTCCTCAGCGGCTCCGCCATTCTCAAGCAGGACGGCTCCGCCTTCGCCTCGTACCGCCAGGCCCTCCACGACTATCTGCGGTGCGTGGACCCCGAGCCCGCCACGGACCGGGCCCTGATCGACTGCGAGAAGGCCAAGAGCTGGGGCTTCTTTCCCCCGCCGGCAGTCCTCCTCTCGCAGCTGGTCGAAGGCGACGAGGAGAGCTTCAACCTCGCGCTTCTGGACACCCTCGAAGCCCACCGCGACCACTACCGAGTCGCCGACCGCGCCGACGATCCCGACGCCGCGATCAGCCTCGACATCCTGGCTCTGACCTGCCACGCCCGCCGCCGGGGCTGGAACATCCGAGTCATGTCCCCCTACCTGCCGCCCCGTCTCCTTCAAGCGGCCGAACCTCTCTAGCTCCTGCCGTCAACGATCTTCGACGTCAGATCGTGGTGGGGTGACACGGCACGGATTCACGCCGGTGCACGGAGAAGCACCGCGGCCCCCGTCGCGGGCTTCGAGCGCCCCCGTTTCCGCCTGTCTGCGCAGGTCGCAGCCGTGCCAGGCTGCTGATGATCAGGGCGCGGAGCCCTGATCATCGTCAGGAAAAGGGGCTTCTGTCATGAACCGCATCACCGCGTTCGCCGTCACCTCGATCGCCTTGGCCCTGGGGCTGGGCGCCGGGCCCGCCGCGGCCGGGGCCGCAGAGAACGCCGTCGTCGAGAAGGCCACCGTAGAAGGCGCCCGGGCTTCCTACAGTTGTAGTCCCGGGTACTTCTGTATCTACAGCGACTGGAACGGAGGGGGCACCCGCTGCCAGTGGTCGGACAAGAAGCGGGCGAACACCGCCGACGACTGTTCGTTCATCCAGCGGGGCCAGAACGTCCGCTCCGTGTGGAACGCGACCGGGCATCGCGTGCAGTACTACACCCAGACCAACTACAACGCCCGGGTCGGATCCACCCCTGCCGGAAGCGGCGGCAACCTCCAGGGGAGCTACCAGATCCGCTCCTTCAAGCCCCAGTAGGGAACGGAGTCGGCGCGAGTGCCCTTCCCGGCCCCCGGCGGGGAAGGGCACTCGCGTGGGCGTGCTGAGCATCACCCTGGACAGCTTCGGTGACTGCCGGGTAACTTTTGACCAGGACTGAGCAAGCGCTTAGCCAGTCCGGTCGAAAGCTCACCCGAAAACCCCCGAAGCTGACCAAGGAGGCATCCCGTGCGCCGTACGGTATTCAACGAGGACCACGAGGCGTTCCGGGAGACCATCCGCGCCTTCATCGAGGCCGAGGTCGTCCCCGTGTACGACGAGTGGTTCGCCGCCGGCCAGGTGCCGCGCGAGTTCTACCACAAGCTCGGGGAGCTGGGTATCTTCGGCATCGAGGTGGACGAGGAGTACGGCGGCGCGGGCATCGACTCGCACAAGTACGAGGCCGTCATCTACGAGGAGACCGCCCGCGCCGGCGTCTCCTTCGGCGGCTCGGGTGTCCACACCCTGCTCGGCCTGCCGTACGTCAAGATGCTCGCCACCGACGAGCAGAAGAAGCGCTGGCTGCCGAAGTTCGCCACCGGCGAGGAGATGTGGGCCCTCGCGATGACCGAGCCGGGCACCGGCTCCGACGTCGCGGGCATGAAGACCACCGCCAAGCTCTCCGAGGACGGCACGCACTACGTCCTCAACGGCGCCAAGACCTTCATCACCGGTGGTGTGCACGCCGACCGCGTGATCGTGTGCGCCCGTACGTCCGCTCCCCGCGAGGACGACCGCCGCTTCGGCATATCGCTCTTCGCCGTCGACACCAAGTCCGCGGGCTACTCGGTCGGCCGCAAGCTCGACAAGCTCGGCCTGAAGACCTCCGACACCGCCGAGCTGGCGTTCGTCGACGTCAAGGTCCCGGCCGAGGACCTGCTCGGCGAGGAGAACAAGGGCTTCGGCTACCTCGGCACCAACCTGGCCTCCGAGCGCTGGGGCATCGCCTTCGGCGCGTACGCACAGGCCGCCGCCGCCGTCCGGTTCGCCAAGAGCTACGTGCAGGACCGCACGGTCTTCGGCAAGACCGTCGCCTCGTTCCAGAACACCAAGTTCGAGCTCGCCGCCTGCCAGGCCGAGGTGGACGCGGCCCAGGCCGTCGCCGACCGCGCGCTTGAGGCCCTCGACGCCGGTGAGCTGACCGCCGCCGAGGCAGCCTCCGCGAAGCTGTTCTGCACCGAGGTCGCGCACCGCGTCATCGACCGCTGCCTCCAGCTGCACGGTGGCTACGGCTTCATGAACGAGTACCCGATCGCCCGCCTGTACGCGGACAACCGCGTCAACCGCATCTACGGCGGCACCAGCGAGGTCATGAAGTCGATCATCGCCAAGTCCATGGGTCTGTGAGAGCGGCTACGTTCCTTCCATGAGCTCAGCACTTGATTCCCTGCTCGATCTGCTCGACCTGGAGCAGATCGAGCAGGACATCTTCCGGGGTACGAGCCGTTCGGCGATCGTCCCCCGCGTCTTCGGCGGCCAGGTCGCGGCCCAGGCCCTGGTCGCCGCGGGCCGTACCGTCCCCGCCGATCGCACCGCCCACTCCCTGCACTCGTACTTCCTGCGGATGGGCGACCCGGGCGCACCGATCGTCTACACCGTCGACCGCATCCGCGACGGCCGCTCCTTCACCACCCGCCGGGTCGTCGCCGTCCAGCACGGCCAGCCGATCTTCCATCTCTCGGCGTCCTTCCAGACGTACGAGGAGGGACTGGAGCACCAGGCGGAGATGCCGACCGCCCCGGACCCGGAGACGCTGCCCACGGCCGCGCAGATGCTGCCCCGGTACGCGGACCGCTTCAGCGATCCGGGTGTCGTGGACCGGCTGATCGAGGCGCGGGAGGCGGTCGACCTGCGGTACGTGGACGCCCCGCCCTTCGGCACGGTCGGCGAACCGCGCGAGCCCCGCTCCCAGGTGTGGTTCCGCACCAACGGCAAGCTCGCCGACGACCCGCTGCTGCATGTCTGCATGGCGACGTACGTCTCCGACATGACGCTGCTCGACTCGGTGCTCCTCGCCCATGGGCGCGGGGGCTGGGCGGTCGGCGACGTGGTCGGCGCGAGCCTGGACCACGCGATGTGGTTCCACCGTCCCTTCCGGGCCGACGAATGGCTGCTGTACGACCAGGAGTCGCCGTCCGCGTCCGGCGGGCGCGGGCTCGGCCAGGCCCGTATCTACACCCAGGACGGCGGGCTGGCGATCACCGTCATCCAGGAGGGCGTGGTCCGCGTCCCCCGGGACTGACCGGGCCACGGTCCGCCGATTCGGACATACTCCCCACCATGAGCGACACCATGAACGATGCGGAAACCGGTGGTGGGGAGTCCACGTTCACGGTCGTCGTCGCGGCGGCCGCCAATCTCGGCATCGCCGTGGCGAAGGCCGTCGCCGGAATCGTCAGCGGATCGAGCGCGATGCTCTCCGAGGCGGCGCACTCGGTCGCCGACACGGTCACCGAGCTGATGCTGCTCACCGCCCTGAAACGCAGCGAGAAGCCCGCCGACGAGGAACACCCGCTGGGCTACGGCCCCGAGCGTTACATCTGGGCGATGCTCGCCTCGGTCGCCACGTTCGTCGGCGGCGCGGTGTTCGCCGTCTACGACGGCATCCACACCCTCGTCCGGGGCGAGGAACTCGGCGACCCGCTGGTCTCGTACCTCGTGCTGGCCGCCGCCTTCCTCCTGGAGGGCTACTCCCTGCGCACGGGTCTGCGCCAGGTCCGCGGCGAGGCCGCCCGTCTGGGCGCACCCGCCGCCCACTATCTGCGCCACACCCCCGACACCGCGGTCAAGGCCGTGGTGATGGAGGACTCGGCGGCGCTGGTGGGGCTGCTGCTCGCCGCGGGCGGCCTGCTCGGCGGTCAGCTCTCCGGCTCGGGCATGTGGGACGGCATCGCATCGATCCTGATCGGCGCCCTGCTGGTGTACGTCGCCTGGGTGCTGGGCCGCTCCAACGCCCAGTTGCTGATCGGCCGCCCGCTGCCGAAGGAGATGCGGGCCGGGGTCCGCGAGGAACTTCTCTCCGTACCGCACATCATCGAGGTCCTGGAGCTGACCACCCTGATCCAGGGACCGACGGAAGTCCTCGTCGCCGCGAAGATCGACTTCCGGGACGCGTCGACCGCGGAGCAGATCGAGTGGGCGTGCGAGGAGGCGGAGGAGCAGTTGCAGGAGCGGTATCCGGCGATCCGGCGAGTGTATCTGGATCCGACGCCGGGGCTGGGTCAGCAGCGCCGGGCAGCCGGTTCGCGCCCGCCCGGCGGATGAGGATGAGGATGAGCCTGCGGATGGGGATGGGGATGGGGGCGGGCCCCGGGCCTCAGATCAGCCCCGCCGCGTCCAGCAGGTAGTCCGTCAGCGGGTCGTAGAACCGCGGGTCCAGCACATGGTCGTCCAGCGGCACGGCCACCTGGAGCGTCCCCTCCGCCTCGCCGAGGAACAGCGCCGGGTCGTTGCAGTCCGCGTACCCCACCGCGTCCAGCCCGCGCTGCGCCGCGCACCCCGCCCACCCGTGGTCGGCGACCACCAGGTCCGGCAGCGGCCGCTCCTCCCGCTCCAGACCGTCCAGGATCGCGGCCATCGGGGCGGGCGAGTGCGTGTGCCAGAGCGTCGCGCCGCGCTCCTGCACCGCGACGTCCGCGAACTGGAACACCATGCCCTCGTCGGCCACCAGCCCCGACGGAATCCGTACGATCTCGCATCCGGCGGCCCGCAGCGCGGCCGCGGTCTGCCGGTGCACATCGAGGAGCCCGCCCGGGTGCCCGGTCGCGAACAGCACCCGCTCCGAGCCCGCCGCCGCCTTCCGCAGCCGCGCCGCCATCCGCTCCAGGGCGTCGACCGTCAGCTCGGGGTCGATGGTGTCCTGCCCGAACCGGTGCTCCGGGTCGTCGCTGACCCCGCAGCGCTCGGCCATCACGGCCAGCACGTCCTGCTCGTCGCACCACCGGTCCCCGAGCTCCAGGCCCAGCCAGTAGTGACGGTCGCCGTTGGCGAGCTTGCGGTAGTGGGAGAGGTTGTTGTCGCGGGGTGTGGCGACGTCTCCGGCGATACGCGTACGGACGAGGTGTTCGACGAGGGCGGCACGGCTGGGTATCGGCATGGAACCCATTGTGCCGTCCGGTGTGCGCAGTGTGCCGGGTGTCTTGTACGACGGACAGCCGGCACAGGCCGGACGCTAGGGAAGCCGGGTCGAGTACGTGACTTTCTTGAGGTGGTAGTACTGGGCGACGCACTGCGCCGGCCACGCCTTTCGGCCGTTGTCGCGGAACGGTTCCAACATCCCGCTGACCGACACCGGTGTGTACGGAAGCACTTGCGCACCACGCGCCACCTGCGCCTTCAGCGACCGGTCCTGCCGGTCCCAGCGCTCGGCGCGCGTCTCCATCCTCGGCTCCAGCCGCAGCAGCGGGACGGCAAGACCGACGCACGCCACGGCGCACACGGTACCGGCGGCCACCGCCGTGACCGCGGGGATCCGCCACCGGCGGGCGCGCAGTGCCCGTCCCAGCAGGGCTCCGACGCCGACGAGGAGCAGCACGTACAGCAGCAGGAAGTCGCCCCAGATGCGCGACGCGGTCACCACGCCCTTCCCGAAGGCCGGGTAGGCGATGACGGTGCAGAGGTAGCCGGAGACCAGGAAGGCGAGGGATCCGGCGACGACCAGGAGGAGAAGCCGGCGCCACAGAGGCCCGGACGCCTGCCCTCCGCCCTCTCCGTCGCTGCCGCCCTCCCCGCCACTGCTTCTGCGTACCAGCAGCCCCAGCAGTACGCCGACGGCGACCGCTCCCAGGTACTGCCAGGTCGTGCAGATCGTCTCCAGGATCTGCCCGAACGCCCGCAGCGCCGCGGTCAGGGTCTCCGGGCCGAACACGGAGGAGGGGTCGGCGGCGAACCGCAGACGCCGTGCGCGTGCGCCGGGCGACACGTACAGGATGACCGCTCCGATCACGATCCCGGCGAAGGCGAGCGCGCACCAGACGCGCGCATGCGTCCTGCCCGGCGCGGGAAAGGCCCAGCGGCTGACCAGCAGGACGGTGGAGAGCACGACGAGCGCGACGACCGAGGTCTCCTCCGACAGCATGCCGATGAAGATCCCGGCCACGTACGCGACGCCTGAGGCGAAGACGCGTCCCCGCCAGGTCCGTGCGCACAGCAGGGGGATCACGGCCGCGCAGGCCAGCACGGGGGCGAGGGTGTGCGAGACGGAGGAGGCGGGCCAGTAGAACGTCTTGTACGTGTTGACCGTCGCGAGGAGGAAGACCGCCGTCGTCATCGCCGCCACGAGCAGCGCGAGCCCGCGCGGCCCGGTCAGGCCGGCTCTCTTGAGCACCGAGGCGGTCAGCGCCCAGAGGATGCCCAGCATGAGCACCCCGCTGACCAGGGCGAACCACCGGTGGCCCGGGACGCCGAAGGCCCCGTACGCGACGACCAGCAGCGCGTTGGCGACGCGTCCGTTGTCGTGCTGGAAGAACTTGTCGATCATTCCGGAGGCGCCCTCGTCCCGTACGACCGGGAGGAAGCACCAGTCGTCCGCTCCCGGGCGGACCAGGCGGCCGATCCAGAAGGCCACGCCGAGCAGGGCGAGCGGCAGCAGGGCGAGGGCCGCCGTCCACTGCAGTGCGGGACGTGGGCGGTCGCCCGGCTGGAGGGATTCCACGCTCTCCTGCTGTACGTCAGCGGTTTTCACGGTGTCCGCGCTCATGTGCACTGGTGCCTTTCGTACGTTGCTCGCGACGTGCGCGCCAAGAGGTTCAGGCGGTGTGGGTTCAAGGTGTGGTGTGTCCGGCACGGCTCCGGGTCAGGGCGGCGGGCTGCCGGGCCGGGGCGGCACCGGAGTCGATGGCCCAGCGGGCGAGCAGGAACGAGAAGGGGGTGGCGAGGATTCCCGCGGCCAGGGCGGCGGTGTTCTCGCCCAGGCCCAGCCTGCTGACGCCGAGGTGGAGCAGGACGCCGGTGAGGACGAGATTGACGGCGCTCGACAGGGGATACCGGGCGAAGGCGTGCCAGGTCGGTTTCGTACGGCAGGTGAGGTGCGAGTTGAGCAGGAACGATCCGACAATGCTGATCGCGAATCCGACGACATGCGCGGTCAGATAGGGAATCCAGGTGTTCAGCGAGGCGTATACCGCCAGGTACACCGCCGTATTGATGGTTCCGATCATCGCGAAAACGACGAACTGGCGTACGGTGCGGGACCTGGCGGCCCCGAGCGCGGTCGACCCGGTGGGCGCCGCAGCCCGCCTCTCGGCCGCCGGTGCGGACGGGGCGACACGGAACTCATCCGCAGTTCCCGCCGGGCCGCCGACCGGAGTACCTACCGGAACATCGATCGTGAGGGCATTCGGGGGCTCGCTCCGGGGAACCTCGGGAGGCGTCTTCGGGGATTCGTCCGTCTCACGCACCACATAGTGCGGACGGTGTTTCGCCTCGCT
This sequence is a window from Streptomyces sp. NBC_01217. Protein-coding genes within it:
- a CDS encoding SUKH-3 domain-containing protein: MSSEDLTPGVRDWLTANGWSPGRDIGEQAEELIQVRAEDARRQGVSLNPVPAAVHLVHTYGLLRLTHPRVPDMAWVMKPTIGYDGDAAAIKELASGLGKELFPIGYESSEYGILLADEEGRLFHLHHTGGYYLGENASDAFSRFLSGVSDPDAEDFFV
- a CDS encoding YwqJ-related putative deaminase, whose translation is MSEQFPAVASSLLISGRVVSHTSLIGEGTAELHPAIRAFVNSLPANVRKSFTGSCAETALVSDQLWALDSARNDGRTTTLGEATPHFTESAIVSKMIRGHGHPDHGKVTAPCSVCQLLLQELGVRVIS
- a CDS encoding helix-turn-helix domain-containing protein, encoding MSNTYGDWLKAQREAAGLTQQELADTAIMTRSHISHIEAGRRIPSQEDARRLDKALNTGDVLSSFLPDKDDGTIADYFEPARQLEQQATMIREFGLNFVPGILQTEGYARAVLGTTFPPRSDEERDRHVVARLERAKILNDPVAPVVWVLLDEMVLRRPVGGPEIMAEQVLHIVRLVESKRVRAHILPLGLGAHPLMQSMLTLMWFEDQPPAAYSEGMSIGKVHDSPAVVQRLQGVYDLALGDALPLKESIALMRATAKEYGHHD
- a CDS encoding DUF397 domain-containing protein, with translation MTEHTIADTSTLSGWRKSSHSGNESGSCVEVLDDYPSGVPVRDSKTPHGPALVIPAPGWSSFIAAVKRGELPA
- a CDS encoding immunity 49 family protein, which translates into the protein MSKADRMSAHDWWLISEEFLDHLGALSVGTPDLGTPEAKAVLDNAAEAAAGAVAYAAYYPHNDFNVFLDYVNFGMSYESGSEGGPESISACWWLDAFCLAVLSGKAEWHGEAFHFARKPPQKDAAGRPAVELINGLMAYVIGDTGDDDASYPPSNEEKLAALDAALARIHALDDEIDEGLFDHPQSTALFALRALHIGDQEVFRDELVKLLLPHSAIPGPGAQPRSLLPLLPLALTALAYRREGWQPPVDTGYLPRALVTGFETAGPRVDGYGLNRRPDAVVELAAGPVMFERPESPRPFSPESEALFEQHIREAFTPVGTEPLSTRRLSSAVSNLVILFKARASLSADATDLQIENLHLAAQLGAALFRTTLAEPGTDVDVTINGSTLTYPAYHGDYAGPGHWHTATDLALIAGSRTDLAALVLSGSAILKQDGSAFASYRQALHDYLRCVDPEPATDRALIDCEKAKSWGFFPPPAVLLSQLVEGDEESFNLALLDTLEAHRDHYRVADRADDPDAAISLDILALTCHARRRGWNIRVMSPYLPPRLLQAAEPL
- a CDS encoding peptidase inhibitor family I36 protein, whose amino-acid sequence is MNRITAFAVTSIALALGLGAGPAAAGAAENAVVEKATVEGARASYSCSPGYFCIYSDWNGGGTRCQWSDKKRANTADDCSFIQRGQNVRSVWNATGHRVQYYTQTNYNARVGSTPAGSGGNLQGSYQIRSFKPQ
- a CDS encoding acyl-CoA dehydrogenase family protein, which translates into the protein MRRTVFNEDHEAFRETIRAFIEAEVVPVYDEWFAAGQVPREFYHKLGELGIFGIEVDEEYGGAGIDSHKYEAVIYEETARAGVSFGGSGVHTLLGLPYVKMLATDEQKKRWLPKFATGEEMWALAMTEPGTGSDVAGMKTTAKLSEDGTHYVLNGAKTFITGGVHADRVIVCARTSAPREDDRRFGISLFAVDTKSAGYSVGRKLDKLGLKTSDTAELAFVDVKVPAEDLLGEENKGFGYLGTNLASERWGIAFGAYAQAAAAVRFAKSYVQDRTVFGKTVASFQNTKFELAACQAEVDAAQAVADRALEALDAGELTAAEAASAKLFCTEVAHRVIDRCLQLHGGYGFMNEYPIARLYADNRVNRIYGGTSEVMKSIIAKSMGL
- a CDS encoding acyl-CoA thioesterase translates to MSSALDSLLDLLDLEQIEQDIFRGTSRSAIVPRVFGGQVAAQALVAAGRTVPADRTAHSLHSYFLRMGDPGAPIVYTVDRIRDGRSFTTRRVVAVQHGQPIFHLSASFQTYEEGLEHQAEMPTAPDPETLPTAAQMLPRYADRFSDPGVVDRLIEAREAVDLRYVDAPPFGTVGEPREPRSQVWFRTNGKLADDPLLHVCMATYVSDMTLLDSVLLAHGRGGWAVGDVVGASLDHAMWFHRPFRADEWLLYDQESPSASGGRGLGQARIYTQDGGLAITVIQEGVVRVPRD